Proteins encoded together in one Lathyrus oleraceus cultivar Zhongwan6 chromosome 5, CAAS_Psat_ZW6_1.0, whole genome shotgun sequence window:
- the LOC127083669 gene encoding transcription factor HY5 isoform X2 codes for MEGLATGSNERNELVRVRHGSDSGFCQICGDTVGLAATGDVFVACDECAFPLCHPCYEYEIKNVSQLCPQCKTRYKTHKDGPRVKGDDDEDDVDGLRNEVKYGPGNNSKTGWQWDEDADLSSSSGHDSQLQNPHLTNGQLMSGEIACATSDTQSAQTTSGPLGQSGIVHSRPYVDQKQPGLESDEEIRRVPDMGGESAGTSASRKGTGSTAGPERAQGTGEGQKKRGRSPADKESKRLKRLLRNRVSAQQARERKKAYLSDLETRVNDLEKKNSELKEKLSTLQNENQMLRQILKNTTASRRGGNSGTNNAE; via the exons ATGGAAGGATTAGCAACTGGGTCGAATGAAAGGAACGAACTTGTTCGAGTTAGACATGGTTCTGATTCTGGG TTTTGTCAAATATGTGGCGATACTGTTGGATTAGCAGCCACGGGTGATGTCTTTGTTGCTTGCGACGAGTGTGCCTTCCCACTATGTCATCCTTGTTACGAATACGAAATTAAAAATGTGAGCCAATTATGTCCACAATGCAAGACTAGATACAAAACTCACAAAG ACGGTCCTCGAGTGAAGGGAgatgacgatgaagatgatgttgatgGTCTACGGAATGAGGTCAAGTATGGTCCAGGAAATAATTCTAAGACGGGATGGCAATGGGATGAAGATGCTGACCTCTCTTCATCTTCTGGACACGATTCTCAATTACAAAATCCCCATCTCACAAATGGACAGCTG ATGTCTGGTGAGATTGCATGTGCCACATCTGATACTCAATCCGCGCAAACTACATCAGGTCCTTTGGGTCAATCCGGAATCGTTCATTCACGTCCCTATGTTGATCAAAAGCAACCAG GTCTCGAGAGTGACGAGGAGATCAGGCGAGTGCCAGATATGGGAGGTGAATCTGCGGGAACTTCAGCCTCTCGTAAAGGCACTGGTTCAACTGCTGGTCCTGAACGCGCTCAAGGGACTGGAGAGGGTCAGAAAAAGAGAGGGAGAAGCCCAGCTGACAAAGAAAGCAAACGGCTGAAGAG GCTGCTGAGGAACCGAGTTTCAGCTCAGCAAGCAAGGGAGAGGAAAAAGGCGTACTTGAGTGATTTGGAAACAAGAGTCAATGACTTGGAGAAGAAGAATTCAGAGCTTAAAGAAAAACTTTCAACTTTGCAGAACGAGAATCAAATGCTGAGACAA ATATTGAAGAACACGACAGCAAGCAGGAGAGGAGGCAATAGTGGTACCAACAATGCTGAATGA
- the LOC127083669 gene encoding cellulose synthase A catalytic subunit 1 [UDP-forming] isoform X1 has product MEGLATGSNERNELVRVRHGSDSGSKPVKNLNGQFCQICGDTVGLAATGDVFVACDECAFPLCHPCYEYEIKNVSQLCPQCKTRYKTHKDGPRVKGDDDEDDVDGLRNEVKYGPGNNSKTGWQWDEDADLSSSSGHDSQLQNPHLTNGQLMSGEIACATSDTQSAQTTSGPLGQSGIVHSRPYVDQKQPGLESDEEIRRVPDMGGESAGTSASRKGTGSTAGPERAQGTGEGQKKRGRSPADKESKRLKRLLRNRVSAQQARERKKAYLSDLETRVNDLEKKNSELKEKLSTLQNENQMLRQILKNTTASRRGGNSGTNNAE; this is encoded by the exons ATGGAAGGATTAGCAACTGGGTCGAATGAAAGGAACGAACTTGTTCGAGTTAGACATGGTTCTGATTCTGGG TCTAAACCTGTAAAGAATTTGAATGGTCAGTTTTGTCAAATATGTGGCGATACTGTTGGATTAGCAGCCACGGGTGATGTCTTTGTTGCTTGCGACGAGTGTGCCTTCCCACTATGTCATCCTTGTTACGAATACGAAATTAAAAATGTGAGCCAATTATGTCCACAATGCAAGACTAGATACAAAACTCACAAAG ACGGTCCTCGAGTGAAGGGAgatgacgatgaagatgatgttgatgGTCTACGGAATGAGGTCAAGTATGGTCCAGGAAATAATTCTAAGACGGGATGGCAATGGGATGAAGATGCTGACCTCTCTTCATCTTCTGGACACGATTCTCAATTACAAAATCCCCATCTCACAAATGGACAGCTG ATGTCTGGTGAGATTGCATGTGCCACATCTGATACTCAATCCGCGCAAACTACATCAGGTCCTTTGGGTCAATCCGGAATCGTTCATTCACGTCCCTATGTTGATCAAAAGCAACCAG GTCTCGAGAGTGACGAGGAGATCAGGCGAGTGCCAGATATGGGAGGTGAATCTGCGGGAACTTCAGCCTCTCGTAAAGGCACTGGTTCAACTGCTGGTCCTGAACGCGCTCAAGGGACTGGAGAGGGTCAGAAAAAGAGAGGGAGAAGCCCAGCTGACAAAGAAAGCAAACGGCTGAAGAG GCTGCTGAGGAACCGAGTTTCAGCTCAGCAAGCAAGGGAGAGGAAAAAGGCGTACTTGAGTGATTTGGAAACAAGAGTCAATGACTTGGAGAAGAAGAATTCAGAGCTTAAAGAAAAACTTTCAACTTTGCAGAACGAGAATCAAATGCTGAGACAA ATATTGAAGAACACGACAGCAAGCAGGAGAGGAGGCAATAGTGGTACCAACAATGCTGAATGA